The segment GTGGACACCAGCAATGGCACAGCAGACACCAGTGCAGGTGCCTTCACTGCTGACAGGCAGATGTAGTTTATATATGTGAGCCAGTAAAAACATGTCAAACTGTTTATGAGACTTATTTCACTGATGCTAAGCTCATCATAGCAACTGAGAGCAGTCCCTTCATTAGTTTTTTAGGTTGTCACACATCATCAATAGTTGTTCTTTACCTGTAGTGCCTGATCCAGCAGGTGGGGGATGAGTAGGGATACCAACTGGGGGGTCACAGGCCTTATCAGGGATGACTGCCTGAATGACCACCTGGGGCTTGTAGGAACCCGAGTTAATGTAGGTGTGGGTGACAGTCAGCTCTCTGGATATGAGCGCTCCACTTTCATCACCAAAGTCCCAGTTGAAGGTGATGTCTGCGTTGCTGAGATACTCACTGGGGTCGTGGAGGGTGATGGTGAAGGCGATTGCCCGGTTCTGGATGAAGCGCATGTCCCCTGCCACAATGTCATTCACTTGGTCCAAAGAGACAGCGAAGGGAATTTGATCTATGGAGTATAACACCGATGGACAATAAATCTACAGGAAACCACTCATTCatgccaaaagagttggaactGGAGCTTGCAGTACAACAGTTAAAACATTATTAAAAGAGCTGTATAAATCTGACCAGTGATGGAGAACTGAGTGGAAGCATATCCCAGAGGAATGAACTTCTCCTTGCTGCGGTAGTGGTAGATGACAATGTCCATGGTGTAGGAGCCCAGGGGGACATCATCTGTCCCGATGgtcagggaggaggaggggccatCTGATACCTGCCAGTACTGACCTGCCAAAGAGCACACAGTGCAGAGGTTCATGGCCCTATTTGGTGTACTTTGAAATTCACTTTGATTCCCAATCTTTTTTCCTCTGGTCTGCCCTAAGTTGCCAAACAAAACTGTAGTGACTTTAAATAAAACGAACAATAGGCCACTGAGAGGCGAACGGGTGAACTTGTTCTGACACATGTTCTGGGGCTAAAAATAAACCAATGTCCACAACCACAGAGACGGTCAAGAAACTGTTTGCCTCTCGTCTCACACACCTGACTGTCATCATCCCAAGCTTAACTATATGCACTTCCTTAATTAATTCTCCCCCCTTGCGTTCAATGTAATaactgcatgtacacacatatagtCAGTGTTTCAGATGGATAAAGAaagataaaataagacaaaaacaaaaaaaagacaaacaaaaaactacattATGGCTCCAACAAAAACCTTTATCACTGTTTCAGTAGATGGAAGAAATACTGTTTCCACTTTGCCAAGAGTAAAATTTTGAGGGATACACTTAATTTTCATGTCTAGCCAAGGGCAAGTCAAGTTAATGAGAGGGTCAGATCATATGACCATAATTTAAGGTTCTTATACAAAATCCACCCTGGGTCAAATTTCAAAGCATGTCATGTGAGCAAGAAACTCCCTGAACCTGAACCATAGAAATCAACATCCTTAAGAGGCTGTATAGGTTGTTACATGAAAGGAAAGCTCCACCTACCCCATGTCTTCCAGACAAACACATAACTAGGCTTTTTGTCCTTCTTGAAGGGAGTCCCGTCGGGGAAAACGCCTTCCCATTCTGTGCTCTGTGTTGGGTATACTGGCTCAGATTCACGGTATTTAGTTCCTGTAACACAAACAAGAGCGATGTGACTGCTGTGACTGGAAATTAAtagatgaaaacagaaattacaTTAAGACCCAAATTGCAAAGAGAACACTTAAATTTCTCACAACTActatattcattcatattcatattcatattcattcaaCTACTATATTCATTCATACTATATGATGAGGtaagaagtgtgtgtgatgtgttacCATTGCCTATGCAGTCCTCAGCCCAAACAACCTCTCCATTTGGTTGCACCTTCTGGTTGTGTGGAAACTCCAGGTCAATGGTGAAGGTAACCTTGGCTCCAGTTAGAGTTGGTGCATCATTCCCAACATTAAAAGACACCCTTCCACCTGCAAGGCAGCAGACATGAAAGAATTcatcacatgcaaaaacaacagaattaaATCAATGGAATGGTTTGGGATTAAATCAAACCTGTccataatgcaaaataaattgTTAAAGCTACCTAGACATCAGTGAGAGAATTGGCCATTTTACACAGATCTGGCAAGATTACTTTTTAAAGATGCAACAGTGTTGAAGTATATTGAGTTTGCAGGCAGCTGAAAGTGAATTTGTATGATTATGAAAACAATATTGAAACATGCATACCCTTCCAGGAGTCTTTGTACCGTGGGTCTCCATCTTTCCAGACAGGGTACATCTTAGTATTCCATGATGGATATCGAGTGAAGCGGTTTTTGGCCTCTGAAATATCACAAGAAAtatacatttgaaaacagaacTTGAATAATTTAATACTGTACATATATTGCTCCTCGTGCAAGAAAAGGTGCAGCACATATCTCTTATTCAACCACACATTGGCTGTCCCTCTGCACTCTTCAAAGAATTTCTTTTacaatttttgtttgtcttataGTCACCCTGCATTGCATTTTTGTACATTGAAATCACGATTACTCTATTATAGATTTATTAAAGAACATTTCACCACTACACGCTACTTCTGATGTGATACGAGTTAACAGTGTGAAGCGAAGGTGACGACTAGCGACCAAAGGAGGGTGTTGGTGCTGTAGGTGCTGTTTGATTATCAACATAATTCTGTGATCCCCCAATCCCTCTCATGTGACAGTCAGATGAAAGTGTGagagcgtgtgtgcatgtgtatgcgcatgcatgtcttttttcttttttttttataacagatTAAGAACGTCGCAGGGATGAATTTGGATTAAACATAAATAGGGCAGTTATTAAAACTAACCCACTGCCCCAAAATTAATTATAAAACTCCCAAAGCAAGAGCTAAATCAGACTTTTGATTGTGTTTAATTGTGAAATCCGCTTAGATTATTATGGGATAATTACAGCCATTtccctctccactctctctctaaatGGCTTGGCTTCAGTGTTTTCTTGGCTGAACTTGATGCCAACTGTTGAGTGGTGTAAATAAGTTATAAAATCGTAATGAATGTAATTGATTGTTATAGGGATGAGAGGAAGAATGAACTGTTCCTCTGATTAGACAGCTTTACTTGAAACAACATTAGTTCATTTCATAAACTAAATTTTTGGAGTTATTAACTGAAACTGATCATATCTTTAAATTATCTTTCTGTGAATGAGTGccttttgtttatatttttattttttctacacATTCCCCATAACATGGACTTAGGATAACAAGATAATCATACTTATCACTTTGCCTTATAAAGGTCAAATTCTTTGCATGCCATTTGCATTCAAGCTTGACTGGGTATAGATGTCATGGGAATGACTTGAAACTACACAAACAGATCTTGAACTAGCTACTGATTATGTACACCAAGTCTGGTGTTGTGATGAGAAGGCACTGAGTCTCAGAGCACCTTTTGACCTCTGAAAGGCCCAAGCAGGGCTGTAGTCCTgctaaaaccaaactgaaacactaagcacttttttttcttcaaactgactgacagagctccagataaaataaataagcatatGCATAATCTGCACTAATTGTTATGTATATTGAAGCTGCTTGaggtttttctttcctttttatttctttgtgtgcaCTGGTCTAAAATGGAACTTATGATGGTGTGAGAAACTTCCAAAAAAGTGTGTGATTTGCTCTGATTTGACATTAATATGTACATTAAGACTGCAGTCCATACATAgaatctgtgtctctgtttctggCATGATTTTAGTCCACTTATATTCTTGATAGCAAGTTCATAGCAAGTCTCAGTTACAGTTTTGGAATCTCAGATAAATGCTTGAAAGAAATCATGTGGTTAAAACCTCATGCTTTGTCATTCTAGGAAACAAAGATCACTCTGAACTGCAGAATACCTGAAGGTGTCTGAACTTGAACTATGCCAGAAACCTTAGCCACTTCGGTACCAAGTCACAGAACCATCTGGCATATCATGATTTAATGTCTGTATTTTCATTACTGCATGCATGTCCTAAAAATATTTGCTGATACTCAGATTAATTAAAGTAATATTTGCACTTACTTGCCACAGCGTATGAAGCCACTGACAGCAGCACCAACAGTACCAGAGCCGTCCGCATTGTCAGCACACCTTGTCTATGAAATATCCCTTTTCTGAGCAGCTGGCCAGAGCAAATTGGCTTTATAGTCCATCATGTCTGACCTCACACAGAGTAGAAGAAGAAACCCCTCCTCCTCTAGGAGGCTCTGTGGACCCTCCTCCCATAAGATTTAGGGGTACCTGAAGTGTACTGATTATACTGTGTTTACAGTAC is part of the Myripristis murdjan chromosome 7, fMyrMur1.1, whole genome shotgun sequence genome and harbors:
- the pmelb gene encoding premelanosome protein b isoform X3, with the translated sequence MRTALVLLVLLSVASYAVAKAKNRFTRYPSWNTKMYPVWKDGDPRYKDSWKGGRVSFNVGNDAPTLTGAKVTFTIDLEFPHNQKVQPNGEVVWAEDCIGNGTKYRESEPVYPTQSTEWEGVFPDGTPFKKDKKPSYVFVWKTWGQYWQVSDGPSSSLTIGTDDVPLGSYTMDIVIYHYRSKEKFIPLGYASTQFSITDQIPFAVSLDQVNDIVAGDMRFIQNRAIAFTITLHDPSEYLSNADITFNWDFGDESGALISRELTVTHTYINSGSYKPQVVIQAVIPDKACDPPVGIPTHPPPAGSGTTEEDNTEEEASTASTAQPAQETAAVDKTPSPINPDKAADSATATSMIPTAVTQRTKDDAVTGLAAGAKGTVTLTGQATVVVFAKRDADDKPSDDDCVIYRYGSFCTGIEVVEGIEKVEIVQMENAVMTTPEAEKNVLDLTVTCQGSFPKEVCSVILDAECLKPIHTVCNMVEPSKECQLMLRHFFNDSGVYCINVSMANDVSLAATSAKVNVSMGSGLSSSGTIAMVLGVLVVALAVGTVAYSYKRFKSYHPLKEDVVPAGPQVSQAHTCSRVVMSWNPLNRRGAVDNCPLLQDRLV
- the pmelb gene encoding premelanosome protein b isoform X2; the encoded protein is MRTALVLLVLLSVASYAVAKAKNRFTRYPSWNTKMYPVWKDGDPRYKDSWKGGRVSFNVGNDAPTLTGAKVTFTIDLEFPHNQKVQPNGEVVWAEDCIGNGTKYRESEPVYPTQSTEWEGVFPDGTPFKKDKKPSYVFVWKTWGQYWQVSDGPSSSLTIGTDDVPLGSYTMDIVIYHYRSKEKFIPLGYASTQFSITDQIPFAVSLDQVNDIVAGDMRFIQNRAIAFTITLHDPSEYLSNADITFNWDFGDESGALISRELTVTHTYINSGSYKPQVVIQAVIPDKACDPPVGIPTHPPPAGSGTTVKAPALVSAVPLLVSTKATGLNVNIGPSDTEEDNTEEEASTASTAQPAQETAAVDKTPSPINPDKAADSATATSMIPTAVTQRTKDDAVTGLAAGAKGTVTLTGQATVVVFAKRDADDKPSDDDCVIYRYGSFCTGIEVVEGIEKVEIVQMENAVMTTPEAEKNVLDLTVTCQGSFPKEVCSVILDAECLKPIHTVCNMVEPSKECQLMLRHFFNDSGVYCINVSMANDVSLAATSAKVNVSMGSGLSSSGTIAMVLGVLVVALAVGTVAYSYKRFKSYHPLKEDVVPAGPQVSQAHTCSRVVMSWNPLNRRGAVDNCPLLQDRLV
- the pmelb gene encoding premelanosome protein b isoform X1, yielding MRTALVLLVLLSVASYAVAKAKNRFTRYPSWNTKMYPVWKDGDPRYKDSWKGGRVSFNVGNDAPTLTGAKVTFTIDLEFPHNQKVQPNGEVVWAEDCIGNGTKYRESEPVYPTQSTEWEGVFPDGTPFKKDKKPSYVFVWKTWGQYWQVSDGPSSSLTIGTDDVPLGSYTMDIVIYHYRSKEKFIPLGYASTQFSITDQIPFAVSLDQVNDIVAGDMRFIQNRAIAFTITLHDPSEYLSNADITFNWDFGDESGALISRELTVTHTYINSGSYKPQVVIQAVIPDKACDPPVGIPTHPPPAGSGTTAVKAPALVSAVPLLVSTKATGLNVNIGPSDTEEDNTEEEASTASTAQPAQETAAVDKTPSPINPDKAADSATATSMIPTAVTQRTKDDAVTGLAAGAKGTVTLTGQATVVVFAKRDADDKPSDDDCVIYRYGSFCTGIEVVEGIEKVEIVQMENAVMTTPEAEKNVLDLTVTCQGSFPKEVCSVILDAECLKPIHTVCNMVEPSKECQLMLRHFFNDSGVYCINVSMANDVSLAATSAKVNVSMGSGLSSSGTIAMVLGVLVVALAVGTVAYSYKRFKSYHPLKEDVVPAGPQVSQAHTCSRVVMSWNPLNRRGAVDNCPLLQDRLV